One Halobaculum roseum DNA segment encodes these proteins:
- a CDS encoding DUF4349 domain-containing protein, translating into MRRGSLATVCCVLLVVLAGCSGAGGGADAGGDGATGAEMQADATAAPQATPGPEGDDAAGGDGAGANVNAQVSERQLIYEATVQLRVDDYDAARADLTAMARERGGYVGSSRTQVRGEGNETWTTGQLVLRVPSDNYSAAMEAINGTGEVRSVEQSTRDVTEQIVDLEARLESLRAERDRLRELYDRANDTEDVLAVQRELSDVQTEIERTQARLQSLERRVAYSTITVELHEPRPDYEPPERTAWHETPLTEAFLESVNGVIVLARGGVVLAAYALPYLLVLAVPVVGVALGYRSARGRFGD; encoded by the coding sequence ATGCGACGTGGCTCACTCGCGACGGTCTGTTGTGTCCTCCTCGTCGTCCTCGCGGGCTGTTCGGGCGCCGGCGGGGGCGCCGACGCCGGCGGCGACGGGGCGACGGGCGCGGAGATGCAGGCGGACGCGACCGCCGCCCCCCAGGCGACGCCGGGACCGGAGGGTGACGACGCCGCCGGCGGCGACGGCGCCGGCGCGAACGTGAACGCGCAGGTATCCGAGCGCCAACTGATCTACGAGGCGACCGTGCAGCTCCGGGTGGACGACTACGACGCCGCCCGCGCGGACCTGACGGCGATGGCCCGCGAGCGGGGCGGCTACGTCGGGAGCTCGCGGACGCAGGTCCGCGGCGAGGGCAACGAGACGTGGACGACCGGGCAGCTCGTGCTCCGCGTTCCCTCGGACAACTACTCGGCCGCGATGGAGGCGATCAACGGGACCGGCGAGGTCCGCTCGGTCGAGCAGTCCACGCGGGACGTGACCGAACAGATCGTCGACCTGGAGGCGCGCCTGGAGAGTCTCCGCGCGGAGCGCGACCGTCTCCGCGAGCTGTACGACCGGGCGAACGACACCGAGGACGTGCTCGCGGTCCAGCGCGAGCTCTCGGACGTGCAAACGGAGATCGAGCGCACCCAGGCGCGACTCCAGAGCCTCGAACGGCGCGTCGCCTACTCGACGATCACCGTCGAACTCCACGAGCCGCGGCCGGACTACGAGCCGCCGGAGCGAACCGCGTGGCACGAGACACCGCTGACCGAGGCGTTCCTGGAGTCCGTCAACGGCGTGATCGTCCTCGCGCGCGGCGGGGTCGTGCTCGCGGCGTACGCGCTGCCGTACCTACTCGTGCTCGCGGTGCCCGTGGTCGGGGTCGCGCTCGGGTATCGGAGCGCCCGCGGCCGGTTCGGCGACTGA
- a CDS encoding inositol monophosphatase family protein, with the protein MTEEDDGTGREDDRGAADGRDAADRRTDADDRDAAGGRDAANVWDAAGVPTPDALAETAEAAVRAAGDYLAERFRDGGTVGEYHTDDVKAEADEAAEELVFERIREEFPTHSLHGEESGRSGDGRVEWVVDPLDGTNNYAIDYPSIASAVAARADDETLVAAIYEPLVDDCYVAVRGAGATVNGEEVTATPRDRPLDRSTVSFVVGLPALRDGDLRAEAEAVRRALSGQCKRVLETWSPCVDWGLLARGSIAGIVCAYPDPFEQEAGELLASEAGVVSTSVDGYYVAAGDEETLTALVEALPEAVRESLDE; encoded by the coding sequence ATGACCGAGGAGGACGACGGCACCGGACGCGAGGACGACCGCGGCGCCGCCGACGGCCGGGACGCCGCGGACCGCCGGACGGACGCGGACGACCGGGACGCGGCGGGCGGCCGAGATGCCGCGAACGTCTGGGACGCCGCCGGCGTGCCGACGCCTGACGCGCTCGCGGAGACGGCGGAGGCGGCGGTGCGCGCGGCCGGCGACTACCTCGCCGAGCGCTTCCGCGACGGCGGCACCGTCGGCGAGTACCACACGGACGACGTGAAGGCGGAGGCGGACGAGGCCGCCGAGGAGCTGGTCTTCGAGCGGATCCGCGAGGAGTTCCCGACGCACTCGCTCCACGGCGAGGAGTCCGGTCGCTCGGGCGACGGTCGCGTCGAGTGGGTCGTCGACCCGCTCGACGGGACGAACAACTACGCGATCGACTACCCGTCGATCGCGAGCGCCGTCGCGGCGCGGGCCGACGACGAGACGCTCGTCGCCGCGATCTACGAGCCGCTGGTCGACGACTGCTACGTCGCCGTCCGCGGCGCGGGCGCGACCGTCAACGGGGAGGAGGTGACGGCGACGCCGCGTGACCGACCCCTCGATCGCTCGACCGTCTCGTTCGTCGTCGGACTGCCGGCCCTCCGCGACGGGGATCTGCGCGCGGAGGCCGAGGCCGTCCGACGCGCGCTCTCCGGGCAGTGCAAGCGGGTGCTTGAGACGTGGTCGCCCTGCGTCGACTGGGGACTGCTCGCCCGCGGGAGCATCGCCGGGATCGTCTGCGCGTATCCCGACCCGTTCGAACAGGAGGCGGGCGAGTTGCTCGCGAGCGAGGCCGGCGTCGTCTCGACATCGGTGGACGGCTACTACGTCGCCGCGGGCGACGAGGAGACCCTCACGGCGCTGGTGGAGGCGCTGCCGGAGGCAGTTCGGGAGTCGCTCGACGAGTGA